CCTGTGGAGCGCGCGCCCTGTCCCGCAAAGCGCTCGCGACGTGCCACTTTGGGGTCCACCCGCAGACCGCGCACCACTTCCACGCGATCACCCTCTTTCAGCACACGATCCCACGCGGCCTTGCGGCCCCAGATGCCTGCCGTCAGCGCTTCTGTTTCGATTTCGGGAAAGCGCTGCAACCACCCTGCGAGCTCCAGCGCGCCGCGCAAGGTGCATCCTTCGCGCACCGTCAATGCGACTTCATGCACCGCGCGCGGTGCCAGGGCGTAGAGAAGAACAATCTTCATGGCCGCGCCGATCAGTTCGTGCCATAGACCTGATCGGCCCGCTTCACGAAGGCGTCCATCAGGCTGCCGGCGATCTTGTCGAACACGGGCCCGATCAGTGCCGCCAAGGTGCCACTGGAAAAGCCATAGCTCAGCTGAAACTCGACTTTGCAGGCCCGCTGCGCGCCATCGCCCAAGGGGGTGAACGACCAGACGCCATCAAGGGCGGAGAAGGGTCCGTCGACCAGCTTCATGAGCACTTTGCGGTCGGACTCATGGGTGTTGCGGGTCGTGAAGGTCTGGCGCAAACCGCTGATGGAGATGCCCACCCGGGCCACGACACCATCGTTCAATCGCTCCAGGACCTCACCGTGATCGCACCAGGGAAGAAACTGCGGGTAGCGCTCGATGTCGGTGACCAGCGCAAACATTTCGTGTGCGCTGTGCCACAGCAGGACGGACTTGTGAATGGTTTTCATACAATCCAGCCCATTGTATTGGCCTCAAACGGCCTCACCTTGCCCCTTCATGGCCACCAAAAGCAGCAAAGAATCCTCCGCGAAAACCGGCACCGACAGCCGCATTGCCGACAACAAGAAAGCCCTCTTCAACTACGCCATTGAAGAGCGCTTCGAGGCCGGCATGGTGCTGGACGGCTGGGAGGTCAAGGCCTTGCGCGAAGGCAAGGTGCAACTCACCGATGGCTACGTGGTGATCCGTGACGGTGAGATGTTCCTCATCGGCTGTCAGATCAACCCTTTGCACACGGCGTCTTCCCACGTCAGCCCGGATGCCGTTCGCACCAAGAAGCTGTTGCTGCACAAAGAGCAGATTCGCCGCCTCATTGGCAAGGTCGAGCAGAAGGGCTACACCCTGGTGCCGCTGAACCTGCATTGGAAGGGCCGCAACGTGAAATGCGAGATCGCGCTCGGCAAGGGCAAGGCCGAGCACGACAAGCGCAACACCATCAAGGACCGCGAAGGCCAGCGCGAAGTGGATCGCGCCATGAAGTCGCGCAACCGGTGATGCGGTTTTTTTTGCGCTTCACCCGAGCTGTTTGAGCGGGTGCGAATCCGCCGACCAAGGGCTCTCGAAGAACGCGTCGACCTGCGCGGGCGTCACGTCTTCGATGCGGGCGGGGTTCCACTTCGGCGCATGGTCCTTGTCCACCGCGAGTGCGCGGATG
The sequence above is a segment of the Hydrogenophaga sp. BPS33 genome. Coding sequences within it:
- the smpB gene encoding SsrA-binding protein SmpB; translation: MATKSSKESSAKTGTDSRIADNKKALFNYAIEERFEAGMVLDGWEVKALREGKVQLTDGYVVIRDGEMFLIGCQINPLHTASSHVSPDAVRTKKLLLHKEQIRRLIGKVEQKGYTLVPLNLHWKGRNVKCEIALGKGKAEHDKRNTIKDREGQREVDRAMKSRNR
- a CDS encoding type II toxin-antitoxin system RatA family toxin; translated protein: MKTIHKSVLLWHSAHEMFALVTDIERYPQFLPWCDHGEVLERLNDGVVARVGISISGLRQTFTTRNTHESDRKVLMKLVDGPFSALDGVWSFTPLGDGAQRACKVEFQLSYGFSSGTLAALIGPVFDKIAGSLMDAFVKRADQVYGTN
- a CDS encoding RnfH family protein, which translates into the protein MKIVLLYALAPRAVHEVALTVREGCTLRGALELAGWLQRFPEIETEALTAGIWGRKAAWDRVLKEGDRVEVVRGLRVDPKVARRERFAGQGARSTGLFARRRPGSKAGY